One segment of Panicum virgatum strain AP13 chromosome 3K, P.virgatum_v5, whole genome shotgun sequence DNA contains the following:
- the LOC120701296 gene encoding CLAVATA3/ESR (CLE)-related protein 10-like produces MGPSWCRGLRLLFVASLLVLSVAALHPPPPEPSAADGLLVRMCDPRSARPAPASWCHGLHLRRRAGSAGHHRRHHHHRPEPAPLPPPGRGGGEEIDVRYGVAKRLVPTGPNPLHN; encoded by the coding sequence ATGGGGCCGTCGTGGTGCCGGGGCCTTCGCCTCCTCTTCGTGGCGTCCCTGCTCGTCCTCTCCGTTGCGGCgctgcacccgccgccgcccgagccgtCCGCGGCCGACGGGCTGCTCGTCCGCATGTGCGACCCGCGCAGCGCGcgcccggcgccggcctcctggTGCCACGGCCTGCACCTCAGGCGCCGCGCCGGGTCCGCGGGGCATcatcgccgccaccaccaccaccggcccgagccggcgccgctcccgccgcccggacgcggcggcggggaggagatcGACGTGCGCTACGGCGTCGCCAAGCGGCTCGTGCCGACGGGGCCCAACCCGCTGCACAACTGA